A stretch of Arthrobacter sunyaminii DNA encodes these proteins:
- a CDS encoding ABC transporter permease, translating into MSSVSRPTPPWAIVTLREVMVKARDRSYLISTLVTLVLIVGTVVFNAYMSTRADEYTVAVTEMQSTALENPAKEVVEAANEAGQADGGNTSFEAIFADSPEQAEELVRSGEADAALLVGYDGWTLTGNEELDGGLQQGIADALRAYTLEINAGYAGTTAEALLAGSEFQTALLDGNTENQFMAQFTGFVFGFLFYMAAIIFGMAIATSVLEEKQNRVVEILATAIPIRQLLYGKVAGNTVLAMIQLALYAGAALLALNFTDTAELAGTIIPASGWFLVFFLAGFLILASLWAMIGSMASRSEDLNNSSGPVLTIIIAALFAGLFAKGQLLVAASYVPVISTVAMPVRMLNGDVPLWETFLSLAIALAAAYALLRFGEKIYRRAVMQSGGALTLRKAMKLES; encoded by the coding sequence ATGAGCTCCGTTTCCCGCCCCACGCCCCCCTGGGCGATCGTCACCCTCCGCGAGGTCATGGTCAAGGCCCGCGACCGCAGCTACCTGATCTCCACCCTGGTCACGCTGGTCCTGATTGTGGGCACCGTGGTCTTCAACGCCTACATGAGCACCCGCGCCGACGAATACACCGTGGCGGTGACCGAGATGCAAAGCACTGCCCTCGAGAATCCCGCCAAAGAAGTTGTTGAAGCCGCCAATGAAGCAGGCCAGGCCGACGGCGGCAACACCAGTTTTGAGGCGATCTTCGCGGACTCGCCCGAGCAGGCCGAGGAACTGGTCCGTTCCGGGGAGGCCGACGCCGCACTCCTGGTGGGCTACGACGGCTGGACGCTAACCGGCAACGAGGAACTCGACGGCGGCCTGCAGCAGGGCATCGCCGACGCCCTGCGCGCCTACACCTTGGAGATCAACGCCGGCTACGCCGGGACCACCGCAGAGGCACTGCTGGCAGGCAGCGAGTTCCAGACCGCCCTGTTGGACGGAAACACGGAAAACCAGTTCATGGCCCAGTTCACCGGCTTCGTGTTCGGGTTCCTGTTCTACATGGCTGCGATCATCTTCGGGATGGCGATCGCCACCTCGGTCCTCGAGGAAAAGCAGAACCGGGTGGTGGAGATTCTGGCCACGGCCATTCCTATTCGGCAGCTGCTCTACGGCAAGGTGGCCGGCAACACCGTCCTGGCCATGATCCAGCTGGCCCTCTACGCCGGGGCCGCCCTGCTTGCCCTGAACTTCACAGACACTGCGGAACTGGCCGGGACCATCATTCCTGCCTCGGGCTGGTTCCTGGTCTTCTTCCTGGCCGGCTTCCTGATCCTCGCTTCCCTCTGGGCCATGATCGGTTCCATGGCTTCGCGGTCCGAGGATCTGAACAACAGCTCCGGGCCGGTGCTCACGATCATCATCGCGGCACTCTTTGCGGGCCTGTTCGCCAAGGGACAGTTGCTGGTCGCGGCGTCCTACGTCCCGGTAATCTCCACCGTGGCGATGCCGGTACGGATGCTGAACGGCGACGTGCCGCTGTGGGAGACCTTCCTGTCGCTGGCGATCGCCCTGGCCGCGGCCTATGCACTGCTGCGCTTCGGCGAGAAGATTTACCGCCGGGCCGTGATGCAGAGCGGCGGCGCGTTGACCCTGCGCAAGGCGATGAAGCTGGAGTCCTGA
- the malQ gene encoding 4-alpha-glucanotransferase, producing the protein MTEANITGEPAGETALLQELAEHHHVAITFNGWDGTRREVSDETLKKVLGALGVATATREDLSQSLASARLQGWHQTLPGAVVVREHRSRTVPVHLPAGVHADVRIVLEDGSRRELEWPAVPGEELDVDGTLTGRTLIPLPEDLPLGWHRLEVTAGQRQAGTVLVVTPERLTTTAGLDRHRAWGLMAQLYSVRSSRSWGIGDLGDLADLAALSGGRHGAGFLLTNPLHAAEPVPPVEPSPYLPTTRRFFNPLYIRVEDIPEYGYLPGADRARVEEAARTFGAANHSAEKLDRNATYAAKLAALELIFAVPRSIARQQQFERFCTLEGKGLQDFALWCALSEKVPADDPQSQQIASPDSEWVREHRSAFTERSRFHQWLQWICDQQLETAQSAARSAGMEIGIVHDLAVGVHPAGADAWILRPVLAPGVSVGAPPDMFNQQGQDWSQPPWHPRRLADAGYLPYRDMLRTILRHAGGIRVDHILGLFRLWWIPQGSGPGDGAYVHFDHEALIGILVLEAQRAGAVVIGEDLGVFEPWVQEYLAERGVLGTSILWFEHGDAGPRPPAEYRKGALTSVNTHDLPPTAGYLAGEHVDLRESLGLLNRPVEEERAADAAARESVLELVRSAGLLPAGASGTDNVQQSVEALHSFILQSPSVLIGVALADAVGERRTQNQPGTGDEYPNWRIPLCGPDGKAVLLDDLPSNERFNSLADLLRDAI; encoded by the coding sequence ATGACTGAAGCGAATATCACAGGCGAACCAGCCGGCGAGACCGCACTCCTACAGGAGCTGGCCGAACATCATCATGTAGCAATTACGTTCAACGGCTGGGACGGAACCCGCCGCGAAGTTTCCGATGAGACCCTGAAAAAGGTGCTCGGCGCGTTGGGGGTGGCCACGGCAACGCGGGAGGACCTGTCGCAGTCATTGGCTTCGGCACGCCTGCAGGGGTGGCACCAAACACTGCCGGGCGCCGTCGTCGTGCGCGAACACCGCAGCCGGACAGTCCCCGTCCATTTGCCCGCCGGAGTGCACGCGGACGTGCGGATCGTGCTGGAGGACGGAAGCCGGCGTGAGCTGGAGTGGCCGGCGGTGCCCGGCGAGGAACTGGACGTTGACGGGACCCTCACCGGCCGCACCCTGATTCCGCTCCCGGAGGACCTTCCACTGGGCTGGCACCGGCTCGAAGTGACTGCCGGGCAGCGGCAGGCCGGCACCGTTCTCGTGGTCACGCCGGAACGGCTGACGACGACCGCCGGCCTTGACCGCCACCGGGCCTGGGGACTCATGGCCCAGCTCTACTCGGTACGCTCCTCCCGGTCCTGGGGCATCGGGGATCTGGGCGACCTCGCAGATCTCGCAGCGCTCTCCGGCGGACGCCACGGCGCCGGTTTCCTCCTGACCAATCCGCTGCATGCGGCGGAACCGGTTCCGCCGGTGGAACCCTCGCCGTACCTGCCCACCACACGCCGATTCTTTAACCCGCTCTACATTCGGGTGGAGGACATTCCCGAATACGGCTATCTTCCGGGGGCAGACCGTGCCCGGGTTGAGGAAGCTGCGCGGACCTTCGGGGCGGCCAACCACTCTGCCGAGAAATTGGACCGCAACGCGACCTACGCCGCCAAACTGGCCGCGCTGGAACTAATCTTTGCCGTGCCGCGAAGCATTGCGCGGCAGCAGCAGTTTGAGCGCTTCTGCACACTGGAGGGCAAGGGACTGCAGGATTTCGCCCTGTGGTGTGCGTTGTCCGAGAAGGTGCCGGCAGATGATCCCCAGTCGCAGCAGATTGCCAGTCCGGACAGCGAATGGGTCCGGGAGCACCGCTCCGCCTTCACGGAGCGCAGCCGGTTCCATCAGTGGCTGCAGTGGATCTGCGACCAGCAGCTGGAGACAGCCCAGAGTGCCGCCCGGAGCGCCGGCATGGAAATCGGCATTGTCCATGACCTGGCGGTGGGCGTGCACCCTGCCGGGGCAGATGCCTGGATACTGCGCCCGGTCCTGGCTCCCGGAGTGTCAGTGGGTGCTCCGCCGGACATGTTCAACCAGCAGGGCCAGGACTGGAGCCAGCCGCCGTGGCATCCCCGGCGCCTCGCGGACGCGGGCTACCTTCCCTACCGGGACATGTTGCGCACCATTCTCCGCCACGCAGGCGGCATCCGGGTTGACCACATCCTGGGCCTGTTCCGCCTGTGGTGGATTCCGCAGGGTTCGGGGCCCGGCGACGGCGCATACGTGCACTTCGACCACGAGGCGCTGATAGGAATCCTGGTCCTGGAAGCACAGCGCGCCGGTGCCGTGGTGATCGGCGAGGATTTGGGGGTGTTTGAGCCCTGGGTGCAGGAGTACCTCGCAGAGCGCGGCGTGCTCGGCACCTCCATCCTGTGGTTTGAGCACGGCGACGCCGGTCCCCGCCCGCCGGCGGAATACCGGAAGGGCGCCCTGACCTCCGTCAACACCCATGACCTGCCGCCCACGGCCGGTTACCTGGCCGGAGAACACGTGGACCTGCGAGAGTCCCTGGGGCTTTTGAACCGTCCGGTGGAGGAGGAGCGGGCAGCGGATGCTGCGGCCCGGGAATCCGTCCTGGAGCTGGTGCGCAGCGCCGGGCTGCTGCCTGCTGGAGCCAGCGGTACGGATAACGTCCAGCAGTCCGTGGAGGCACTGCACTCCTTCATCCTGCAGTCCCCGTCCGTGCTCATCGGCGTCGCGCTGGCTGATGCGGTGGGGGAGCGGCGCACCCAAAACCAGCCCGGCACCGGGGACGAGTATCCCAACTGGCGCATTCCGCTTTGCGGTCCGGACGGCAAAGCCGTTCTGCTTGATGATCTGCCGTCCAACGAGCGTTTCAACTCGCTGGCGGACCTGCTCAGGGACGCAATCTGA
- a CDS encoding DUF6221 family protein — MDMDIVDFLLTRFQDDAAESRKLLTARGVAPSDRWYEERLLRECEAKLMLIDIIGGARRNALARMLLDPDGQGKLFADELEWTSLALASMAAGYQDHPDYQDGWRLTEKRS, encoded by the coding sequence ATGGACATGGACATCGTGGATTTCCTGTTGACACGCTTTCAGGACGACGCCGCGGAGTCCCGGAAGCTCCTGACTGCCAGGGGCGTCGCGCCGTCTGACCGCTGGTACGAGGAACGGCTGCTGCGCGAGTGCGAAGCCAAGCTCATGCTGATCGACATCATCGGCGGTGCTCGGCGCAATGCCCTGGCACGGATGCTTCTGGATCCCGACGGCCAGGGCAAACTGTTCGCCGATGAGCTGGAGTGGACCTCGCTGGCGCTGGCCTCCATGGCTGCCGGCTACCAGGACCACCCCGATTATCAGGATGGTTGGCGGCTCACCGAAAAACGCAGCTGA
- a CDS encoding SDR family NAD(P)-dependent oxidoreductase — protein sequence MLLNEKNAVIYGGGGAIGGAVARAFAREGARVFLAGRHLEPLEKVARDIRANGGLAESALLDATNGQAVDDHANDVAATAGSLDISMNVIQHGDVQGKPMVDMYVEDYLRPVSTAVQTMFLTSRAAARHMMQQRSGVILAFGGSGNPSPGLWLGGLITAFEAMEAMRRQLAVELGPHGIRVVTLRSGGIPESLPPDMEGRQDVANSIVDATLLRRAATLEEVGNAAAFAASDKAGSMTAATLNISAGALMDR from the coding sequence ATGCTGCTCAACGAGAAGAATGCCGTTATCTACGGAGGAGGCGGAGCGATTGGGGGAGCGGTGGCCCGGGCCTTCGCGAGGGAAGGGGCACGCGTTTTCCTGGCCGGCCGGCACCTTGAACCCCTGGAGAAGGTGGCCCGGGACATCCGGGCAAACGGAGGGCTGGCGGAATCCGCGCTGCTGGATGCCACCAACGGGCAGGCGGTGGATGACCACGCCAATGATGTCGCGGCTACGGCAGGGAGTCTGGACATCTCCATGAATGTAATTCAACACGGTGATGTGCAGGGCAAGCCGATGGTGGATATGTACGTGGAGGACTATCTGCGGCCGGTGTCCACGGCGGTGCAAACCATGTTTCTGACCTCGCGCGCCGCTGCCCGGCACATGATGCAGCAGCGTTCCGGCGTGATCCTGGCTTTCGGAGGTTCAGGCAACCCTTCGCCCGGCCTCTGGCTGGGCGGACTGATCACCGCCTTCGAGGCGATGGAAGCCATGCGGCGCCAGCTCGCGGTGGAGCTTGGGCCGCACGGCATCCGCGTTGTGACCCTGCGCAGCGGCGGCATCCCCGAGTCGCTGCCGCCGGATATGGAAGGGAGGCAGGACGTTGCCAACAGCATCGTCGACGCCACCCTGCTGCGGCGCGCGGCAACCCTGGAAGAGGTGGGCAATGCTGCAGCCTTTGCCGCTTCGGATAAAGCCGGAAGCATGACGGCCGCAACTTTGAATATCAGCGCCGGGGCGCTCATGGACCGCTAG
- a CDS encoding proline dehydrogenase family protein: MSNILTETTAGSDTPQALADEAVALVRRWLAEAASVPVDASAAQLAGVLKDPAGLDFTVGFVDGVIRPEDLRVAGRNLAALAPRVPGFLPWYMRSAVRLGGVMAPVLPHVVIPVARKVLRRMVGHLIVDATDARLGKAIAGIRKDDVRLNMNLLGEAVLGEREAARRLEGTHELLARDDVDYVSIKVSSTVSPHSHWAFDEAVEHVVEKLTPLYRRAASSAQKKFINLDMEEYKDLEMTMAVFTKLMSMPEFKDLEAGIVLQAYLPDALSAMMRLQEFAAARRADGGAPIKVRVVKGANLPMEQVESSLHDWPLATCGTKAETDTNYKRVINYALQPDRVANVRIGVAGHNLFDVAFAWLLAQQRGVTKGIEFEMLLGMATGQAEVVKRDVGSLLLYTPVVHPAEFDVAIAYLIRRLEEGASSENFMSAVFELSENEALFEREKLRFLTSLENLDDRVPAPNRTQDRSQPRPDASTGAGDAHPGFTNTPDTDPSLPANQAWGRSILTRIEGSPLGKAAVADAQVADEEALSAVIETAVSASKGWAALSGADRAEILHRAGTVLEDHRADLMEVMAAETGKTLDQSDPEVSEAIDFAHYYAERAKDLEKVDGARFVPARLTVVTPPWNFPVAIPAGSTLAALAAGSSVIIKPARQSARSGAVMVEALWEAGVPRDVLQMVQLGERELGRQLISDPSVDRVILTGGYETAELFRSFRTDLPLLAETSGKNAIIVTPSADFDLAARDVVSSAFGHAGQKCSAASLVILVGSVAKSPRFRNQLVDAVQSLKVGYPVDAVTQMGPIIEPAEGKLLRGLTVLGDGESWLIEPKQLDDSGRLWSPGVRTGVRPGSEYHLTEYFGPILGVMTADTLEEAIALQNQIDYGLTSGLHSLDPAEMDLWLENISAGNLYINRGITGAIVQRQPFGGWKKSAVGAGTKAGGPNYLMGLGQWEPAQASGTGAPVSHQGAAKLLAAAVSGSFAADTGFLQRALSSDAAAWAKEFGTAKDVSALSAERNVFRYRPLPVTIRLSENEPLDALVRVAAAGLLAGSALRVSTGVELPLALRAVLTEQGVPVAEENDAEWLASAAGFDPAAQGTRIRLIGSGASALATALGGRPDVAVYANPVTEAGRVELLPFLHEQAVSITAHRFGTPNHLSDALI, from the coding sequence ATGAGCAACATCCTCACCGAAACCACCGCGGGATCGGACACCCCACAGGCCCTGGCTGATGAGGCGGTGGCCCTTGTCCGCCGTTGGCTCGCCGAAGCGGCAAGCGTCCCGGTGGACGCGTCCGCTGCACAGCTTGCCGGCGTGCTGAAAGATCCGGCCGGACTGGACTTCACCGTTGGGTTCGTTGACGGCGTCATCCGCCCCGAAGACCTCCGCGTGGCCGGCCGGAATCTGGCCGCCCTCGCACCCCGTGTGCCGGGCTTCCTGCCCTGGTACATGCGCTCCGCCGTCCGTCTGGGCGGAGTTATGGCGCCGGTGCTGCCCCACGTTGTCATTCCGGTAGCCCGCAAGGTACTGCGCCGCATGGTCGGCCACCTGATCGTGGACGCCACCGACGCCCGCCTCGGCAAGGCGATTGCCGGCATCCGCAAGGACGACGTCCGGCTCAACATGAACCTCCTGGGCGAAGCCGTGCTCGGCGAACGCGAAGCCGCCCGCCGCCTGGAGGGAACCCACGAACTCCTGGCGCGCGACGACGTCGACTACGTCTCCATCAAGGTGTCCTCCACCGTCTCGCCGCACTCGCACTGGGCGTTCGACGAAGCCGTGGAGCATGTGGTGGAAAAGCTCACCCCGCTCTACCGGCGGGCCGCGTCCTCCGCGCAGAAGAAATTCATCAACCTGGACATGGAGGAGTACAAGGACCTGGAGATGACCATGGCGGTCTTCACCAAGCTCATGTCCATGCCCGAATTCAAGGACCTGGAAGCCGGCATTGTCCTGCAGGCATACCTCCCGGACGCCCTCTCCGCCATGATGCGGCTGCAGGAGTTCGCTGCGGCCCGCCGGGCCGACGGCGGCGCACCCATCAAGGTCCGCGTGGTCAAGGGCGCCAACCTGCCCATGGAACAGGTGGAGTCCTCGCTGCATGACTGGCCGCTGGCCACCTGCGGCACCAAGGCTGAAACGGACACCAACTACAAGCGCGTCATCAACTACGCCCTGCAGCCGGACCGCGTGGCCAACGTGCGCATCGGCGTGGCCGGACACAACCTGTTCGACGTGGCGTTCGCCTGGCTGCTTGCCCAGCAGCGCGGCGTGACCAAGGGCATCGAATTCGAGATGCTGCTCGGCATGGCCACAGGCCAGGCGGAGGTGGTCAAGCGCGACGTCGGTTCGCTTCTGCTGTACACGCCGGTGGTGCACCCGGCGGAGTTCGACGTCGCCATCGCCTACCTGATCCGCCGCCTCGAAGAGGGCGCCAGTTCCGAGAACTTCATGTCGGCGGTCTTCGAGCTCAGCGAAAACGAGGCCCTCTTTGAACGCGAAAAGCTGCGCTTCCTCACTTCGCTGGAAAACCTGGATGACCGGGTTCCTGCCCCGAACCGCACCCAGGACCGCAGCCAGCCGCGCCCGGATGCTTCCACCGGAGCCGGCGACGCCCATCCGGGTTTTACCAACACCCCGGACACTGACCCGTCGCTGCCGGCCAACCAGGCCTGGGGCCGGTCCATCCTGACCCGCATCGAGGGATCACCCCTGGGCAAGGCTGCCGTAGCCGACGCCCAGGTGGCCGACGAAGAGGCGCTCTCCGCCGTCATCGAGACAGCGGTTTCTGCCAGCAAGGGCTGGGCCGCCCTCAGCGGCGCCGACCGCGCCGAGATCCTGCACCGCGCAGGAACCGTCCTCGAAGATCACCGGGCGGACCTGATGGAAGTCATGGCCGCCGAAACCGGCAAGACCCTGGACCAGTCCGATCCCGAGGTCTCCGAAGCCATCGACTTTGCGCACTACTACGCGGAGCGGGCCAAGGACCTGGAAAAGGTCGACGGCGCCCGCTTCGTCCCGGCCCGCCTCACGGTGGTCACCCCGCCGTGGAACTTCCCGGTAGCCATTCCGGCCGGTTCCACCCTGGCTGCCCTGGCGGCCGGTTCTTCCGTGATCATCAAGCCCGCCCGGCAGTCCGCGCGCAGCGGAGCCGTCATGGTGGAAGCGCTCTGGGAAGCCGGCGTTCCCCGCGATGTCCTGCAGATGGTTCAGCTGGGCGAGCGTGAACTCGGCCGCCAGCTCATCTCGGATCCTTCCGTGGACCGGGTCATCCTCACCGGAGGCTATGAAACGGCAGAGCTGTTCCGGTCCTTCCGCACGGATCTGCCCCTGCTGGCGGAAACCTCGGGCAAGAACGCCATCATCGTCACGCCCAGCGCCGACTTTGACCTGGCCGCGCGCGACGTCGTTTCCTCCGCCTTCGGCCACGCCGGGCAGAAGTGCTCGGCAGCTTCCCTCGTGATCCTCGTGGGCTCGGTGGCCAAGTCCCCGCGTTTCCGCAACCAGCTGGTGGACGCGGTGCAGTCGCTCAAGGTCGGCTATCCGGTGGATGCTGTGACGCAGATGGGCCCGATCATTGAACCCGCCGAAGGCAAGCTGCTGCGCGGACTGACCGTGCTGGGCGACGGCGAGTCCTGGCTCATCGAACCGAAGCAGCTCGATGACTCCGGCCGTCTCTGGAGCCCGGGCGTGCGCACCGGGGTCCGTCCCGGTTCCGAGTACCACCTCACCGAGTACTTTGGTCCCATCCTCGGCGTGATGACGGCTGACACCCTCGAAGAAGCCATCGCACTGCAGAACCAGATCGACTACGGGCTGACCTCCGGCCTGCACTCGCTGGATCCGGCGGAAATGGACCTGTGGCTGGAAAACATCTCGGCGGGCAACCTGTACATCAACCGCGGTATCACCGGCGCCATCGTCCAGCGCCAGCCCTTCGGCGGCTGGAAGAAGTCCGCAGTGGGCGCCGGAACCAAGGCCGGCGGCCCCAACTACCTCATGGGTCTGGGACAGTGGGAGCCCGCGCAGGCCTCCGGCACCGGAGCCCCGGTGAGCCACCAGGGTGCCGCCAAGCTCCTGGCCGCCGCTGTGTCCGGCAGCTTCGCTGCTGACACCGGCTTCCTGCAGCGTGCGCTGAGCAGCGATGCCGCGGCGTGGGCCAAGGAGTTCGGCACTGCCAAGGACGTGTCCGCGCTGAGTGCGGAACGCAACGTGTTCCGCTACCGGCCGCTGCCGGTGACCATCCGGCTGTCCGAGAATGAGCCGCTCGACGCCCTGGTACGCGTAGCCGCTGCCGGGCTGCTGGCCGGATCCGCGCTGCGGGTCTCCACCGGCGTCGAACTGCCGCTGGCGCTCCGGGCCGTCCTGACGGAACAGGGAGTCCCCGTGGCGGAGGAGAACGACGCCGAATGGCTGGCTTCCGCTGCAGGGTTTGACCCCGCAGCGCAGGGGACCCGGATCCGGCTGATCGGCTCCGGCGCCTCGGCACTGGCCACCGCCCTTGGGGGACGGCCCGACGTGGCCGTCTACGCCAACCCGGTCACCGAGGCCGGGCGCGTTGAGCTGCTGCCGTTCCTGCATGAGCAGGCCGTGAGCATCACCGCGCACCGCTTCGGGACGCCGAACCACCTCTCGGATGCCCTGATCTAG
- a CDS encoding LysR family transcriptional regulator → MLDVRRMILLREVKARGTLAAVAEALSLSPSAVSQQLGQLEKSVGVELLRKTGRGVQLTPQAEILVAHASDILESLERAEADLASSLTSVTGSIRIAVFQSAALALLPDALRILRREHPELRVEMVQREPETALYETWARDFDLVIAEQYPGHAAVRHAQLDRVHLTSDAIRLAVPPEGLPPVQSLADTAGLPWVMEPRGAASRHWAEQICRRAGFEPDVRFETADLQAQIRLIESGNAVALMPDLVWTGRDPSVHLMDLDGKPHRSIFTSVRRAGANRPAVLACREVLERTARQVAAS, encoded by the coding sequence GTGCTCGATGTTCGCCGCATGATCCTTCTCCGGGAAGTCAAAGCCCGCGGAACCCTGGCCGCAGTGGCGGAAGCACTGAGCCTCAGCCCTTCCGCGGTATCCCAGCAGCTGGGCCAGCTGGAGAAGTCCGTGGGGGTGGAACTGCTTCGGAAAACCGGGCGGGGCGTGCAGCTGACACCGCAGGCTGAGATTCTGGTGGCCCATGCCTCCGACATCCTTGAATCGCTGGAGCGGGCCGAAGCGGATCTGGCTTCATCGCTGACCTCGGTGACCGGATCCATTCGGATAGCGGTGTTCCAGTCAGCCGCTTTGGCCCTGCTGCCCGATGCCCTCCGCATCCTTCGCCGTGAGCATCCGGAACTGCGCGTGGAAATGGTTCAGCGTGAGCCCGAGACAGCACTGTACGAAACCTGGGCACGCGACTTTGACCTGGTGATCGCTGAACAGTATCCCGGACACGCCGCCGTCCGGCATGCCCAACTGGACCGGGTGCACCTGACCTCGGATGCCATCCGCCTGGCCGTGCCGCCTGAGGGCCTACCGCCGGTGCAGTCCCTGGCGGACACCGCGGGGCTTCCGTGGGTGATGGAACCGCGGGGCGCGGCCTCCCGGCACTGGGCGGAGCAGATTTGCCGGCGGGCGGGATTTGAACCTGATGTCCGTTTTGAGACGGCCGATCTGCAGGCCCAAATCCGGCTGATCGAGTCCGGAAACGCCGTGGCGCTGATGCCGGACCTGGTGTGGACCGGCCGGGATCCCAGCGTCCACCTAATGGATTTGGACGGCAAGCCGCACCGAAGCATCTTCACGTCCGTCCGGCGGGCCGGCGCCAACCGGCCGGCGGTCCTGGCCTGCCGTGAGGTGCTCGAGCGCACTGCCCGCCAGGTGGCGGCGTCATAA
- a CDS encoding YsnF/AvaK domain-containing protein has translation MISNQQVEGLMAGSGNVLGPNGDKIGAVGTFYLDDQTNEPAWVTVNTGILGTNESFVPLSEATVEGMDVLVPYSKDEVKNSPQVESDGSITPEEEVTLYRYYGFTYDDGSDDVSTMDAGTMTDSGTMTDSGVGTRSGDRSDFMEDSDMTRSGMSSDATVGHDTSGPTTDDAMTRSEEQLDVGTRSRETGKARLRKYIVTETVTTEVPVSHEEVRIETEPITDANVDSAMAGRELSEEEHEVTLHAEEPVVSKKTVPVERVRMDTETVTDTESVSEEVRKEQIETETDDGIRRSSGTDSHGGSGHSGGTSGESGSGGSGSSGSSR, from the coding sequence ATGATCAGCAACCAGCAAGTTGAAGGTCTCATGGCAGGGTCCGGCAACGTCTTGGGACCCAACGGTGACAAGATTGGCGCCGTTGGAACGTTCTATTTGGATGACCAGACCAATGAACCCGCCTGGGTCACGGTCAACACCGGAATTCTCGGAACGAACGAGTCCTTTGTGCCCCTCAGCGAAGCAACGGTGGAGGGCATGGACGTCCTGGTTCCTTATTCCAAGGACGAGGTTAAGAACTCCCCGCAGGTCGAATCCGATGGATCCATCACGCCCGAAGAGGAAGTGACCCTCTACCGGTACTACGGATTTACTTACGACGACGGCAGTGACGACGTCTCCACCATGGACGCGGGCACCATGACGGATTCGGGCACCATGACGGATTCCGGCGTCGGAACCCGGAGCGGCGACCGGTCGGACTTCATGGAGGACAGCGACATGACGCGCTCGGGCATGTCCTCGGACGCGACTGTGGGCCACGATACCTCTGGCCCCACCACTGATGACGCCATGACCCGCTCGGAAGAGCAGCTGGACGTGGGCACCCGGTCGCGTGAGACCGGCAAGGCGCGCCTGCGGAAGTACATCGTCACTGAGACCGTCACCACCGAGGTTCCGGTCAGCCATGAAGAGGTCCGCATTGAGACGGAACCGATCACGGATGCCAATGTCGATTCCGCCATGGCCGGACGGGAGCTCAGCGAAGAAGAGCACGAAGTGACGCTTCACGCCGAGGAGCCGGTCGTCAGCAAGAAGACGGTGCCGGTGGAGCGGGTCCGGATGGATACCGAAACTGTCACGGACACGGAAAGCGTGTCAGAGGAAGTCCGCAAGGAGCAGATTGAAACCGAGACGGACGACGGTATCCGTCGAAGCTCCGGCACGGATTCCCACGGCGGTTCCGGGCACTCCGGCGGCACGTCCGGGGAAAGCGGTTCCGGCGGCTCGGGCAGCTCAGGCAGCAGCAGGTAA